The Papio anubis isolate 15944 chromosome 2, Panubis1.0, whole genome shotgun sequence region CCTGGTAGAAAAGTCTGCCATTATGTAGATTTAAAGAAATgtgtgaaaacaggaatgcaACACCTGAAAGTCTGCTTGCATAACTACCATTTTCAAAGGCCTTCCTTCCCAAGCTTACCCTAAGTGCTCAGCAAGAGTCACATTCTAAAAACTGTGCTGGTGATgttaaaacaactgaaaaaaccTCTACACTGTATCAAAATTACATCAAGTTCTCCATGGAACAAAATTTTTGATCAGGCTCCAAAACAACTCAAGAAATAAATGCCTACTCTCATCAAAAGTACTATGAGAAAAATACCAATGCCTATCTAGGGTGAGCACAGTTCCATTTTTAACATATCACCTGAATGAAGCCTTTTTGTAATTATGTAATGCACAACACACACAATCTTAAGAGTCAATAATGGCAGAACTTAAATATTTACTTCAAAGAAGTCTAAAATTCTTGAAAACTTTGGCAGCAAAGAAAGCTGTCAAATGGGAAAACTAGTATTTCAAGCAAAACTTAATAACCAAAGTATAGAGGAAAccacattaaatataatttatattccttatcATAAAAAcaccaatatattcaaaataaatgaaggatgTTAAGGGTGGatagttatttcttccctttctttatgAGAACAGTCTTCGGATAacattaaataaaagcaaaaataatttaaatggataACATATTCTATATTGAAACAAAGACTGCAGATCTACAGGGCCAGTATAAGagtcaaaatggaaattaagaatAGTTCCATTTTCCAAGGgtattaattttagattttcactGGTGCTAAATCAGTATGTGCATTGTGACGAAGATGGcagaaattcaaaatgtaaaaatgaaaaagttggaaCAAAGAGTCAATAACTAATATAACTTCCAAAAATCAAAATTGCCCAACGCATAACTCAAACCATCATTCTtcagaaaagtgtgtgtgtgtatatatatataaaagcactATTTATTGTACCATGCtgtattattttaagacagagtattaaaaaaaaacattcatgGTATAGGATAAAGTCTGTAGTTTATTTAGATTTTGAAATGCAACAAAAATTTTCCGATCACTCatctagctgaaaaagaaatggtAGTTACTGGAATTAGTAAACACTTTTGGTTTGTAAAGTTGTAATGAGCAGTGTTCATTAAAAAGTAACTCAAGataaaataagcaattaaaatgCCCATTTCTTTAGTTTCTCTGGATGCTGTTTAATTATCCAATCTATCAAGAgtctagaaagaaaaagattaaaccAGGTTTTACAGTTCCAAAGATATCCCAATTTCCTTTTATTGCCAAAAGTTAAAATTGTCAATTATGAGATGATTATGACACAACCATATCAAAcctaaaaatctaatttttttttttactttgagaaaTCAAAAATACCAAATAGATTCTAAGTGCTCTATGTTAACTGAAGTGTATATGTAAAGTAAAATACAATTAAGCTTTAAAACGTGGAATATACATTTTGTGTAAGCATTATGTTCTTGGGAATGTAATCTACAGAAATTTTTTTACTAAAACTTCAAAACCTTGATACCTGCAcatgaaaaatcataaaaaatatctAGGTACAACTGTACAAAGAAACTGACACCAATATGCATACTTCCATAGAGAAGTGACTGCTTCAACAGTTGTGTGTTTTGGTAAAAGTTTTGAaagtatgcatatttttaaagtaattaggCTTTTAAATAGTGGAGTCTTAGACTATcagatttttattactttttttcttcaaaaaaacaCATGTCAAtataatgcaaaatgaaaatcaaGGGTATATGGcatatcattctttttaaaaggtggtttcttggtttttttcccccataggaCACACTAATTTATTTAAGCCATAATCTCTTGACATTAAACTTTTTAAGTTCACTCTGTCTGTAAAGTATACTCAGATTCCCTGCTGAAGTGCAATGACTATGCTGAAAAACTTAGAAACAGTATGAGTAAATTTCACACAATTACTAATCTCCTAAGAATGTACAATGTTATCAGTTAGGAAACAATTGTgcgaaagtcttttttttttttcctttttaacttggTGTGGGTGGAATAGCAAGTTTCTGATCTAAAACAAGTAATGCATTGCTTCTATAAAGGTGACAACATGTAAGGCAGTTCAAAGAATGCTGACTAACCAAACGAAATGCAGTTATTGGATTATCTTGCTATTCATATCAGCTTAACTTGTTATTACGCATTGCTCTTAAATCTGTACAGCACTCCATTTACACAGAGTAACCCCACTCTTGATTAATCTGTTCTAAAGTGCCAGTattatttacacttttttttttttttttagccaaaaGTCTGGCCAGTTGTGGCATCAGGTGAAGATGTCATCCCAGCTCTATTATCATTTACATTCACCAAGGGAAATTCTGAAAATTCAGCACTTGTCCCTGGTCCCCGAAGGTTCACCTGTCCATTGGCAGTGCTAAATTGAGTAGCTATTCCAGCTCTTGATCCATGATACGGAGCACGGAAGGGCTGTTCAAAGGAGCTCATTTGGTAAGCTTGGTGGACAGGCTGGGCCTCAGCTTTCTTCTGAGAAGTCACTTGATCCAAAAAGTCCTGTGTTGATGTGGCAGAAGCATGGTTTGTCTCATCACCTGAAAAGGGAAATGAGTGCTGTGAATCACCAACTATTAGTCCAAAATGGGACTTATCTGGAGTTGTTCTTAGTGGAGAATTCATTCCTGATCGAAAGCTAttgatgggcatggtggcatagaCCTGCTTGTCTATGGAAGAGAATGCTGGCTGATTTGGGAGGGTCTGGTTATCAGTCACAAAGTTAAGGCTCGGGCTATTCAAATAGGCATCATTTTGGCTAGTTCTGTCCAAAGCCTGCTGCAGAAACTTCGAGTATTCCTGCAACATGTTGGCTTTATCTGATGAGGATGCTTGGGAGCTTGATCCAACATTCTCTGATGGGGTGACCTCTGGTACTTCTGAAGAATTTATTGATATGCTAGAAGTCACTTCAGTATCTGCAACACTGAAGGATATCTCATGCTGTCCATTAGCTTTGTGGGAATAATGATCCAACAGAGTCTGCAGTACCTCATCTGGAATAACATTTTTGTCATGATTACTCTTAATCTCCACATTCAGTGCCTGTGACTCTAATATGGATGCCGTGGTACTTTCATCAATGACACTTGCCACAGCTGCTTGTGTTACAGAAGGCTGAGAAGCTATGGTACCCACATTCAGCGCATATTCCCTGCTGTTGTTACTTGCTGCTTGAAGATACCGCTTCTTCTTCAAAAACTGCATGGCATCATCATAATTAGTACTACTATGCACAGGTTTACTGGGCCCCTCCTGCAAATTATCAACCTGATCAATGTCAGCATTGCCTTCTGAGTCCAGTAAAGCCTGTTTATCCACAAGTTCAAAAGCATACTTTGAAACTTTGCTCTCTTCATATGTGGATAAAGGTGAAATTGTTTGATTTTGCTCCAGTGGCTGTTTCAGACTTCtcttactattaatttttttgagaactaACTTAGGTGGGTGTATTTCTCCTGACGCATCTTCTAAATGAGAGCCCCCAACTGAAGAATGTGGCATTTCAACAGCATATTCTGCAACCATATATTCATCTTTTACTTTAGTACTTGAAGAATAAAGAGGCAAAtaatcatttttgtcttttttcaggTCAGATTTGTCCAAAGCACTCTCTTTGTCCATTCCAGATGATTTTTTCTCcgttttctgccttttcttttttggcagtGAGTTGTCTTTTGGTGACGTAGAAAAGCCAGAATCTTCCTCAGATGTCAGAAGGCCACCTTTGATGGCACATCTATTTAGTTTTTTGTCATGATTTTCATGGCACATACGTTTATGTTTCAATACACGATCTGTTCTGGAAAAATACTGTTGAATTCGGAGGATGGTAGTGGGTTGTGTTTTTGGtcaaccaagaaaagaaaaagtgaaacaaaacaattaatataaagatatattaatGCAATAACATACATAATTCCAAACAAATTCACTGAGccaattttctattataaatctAATCCGTAAGTTAGAAGGCTCCTCAAATAGTTCTAAGTAGTCATATTTTCTAAtctaatttataattattgtataaTTTAATTACAATAGAAGAATTTCAAGCCGTCTCTCTTACCTGTAAACAGTATTCACACTGGTAAGGTTTTTCTCCACTATGAGTTCTCTTATGCCTTTCCATATGATATTTTTGTATAAATCTCATACCACATTCATCACAGCGAAATGGTTTTTCACCTAGCACATAATatagaaagtttaaaacaaaacaaatattgtaaaataatgaaTTGCTTTGCCATAagaatctctaaaataaatgGCTTTTGAAAGTTAT contains the following coding sequences:
- the ZNF148 gene encoding zinc finger protein 148 isoform X2, with amino-acid sequence MNIDDKLEGLFLKCGGIDEMQSSRTMVVMGGVSGQSTVSGELQDSVLQDRSMPHQEILAADEVLQESEMRQQDMISHDELMVHEETVKNDEEQMETHERLPQGLQYALNVPISVKQEITFTDVSEQLMRDKKQIREPVDLQKKKKRKQRSPAKILTINEDGSLGLKTPKSHVCEHCNAAFRTNYHLQRHVFIHTGEKPFRCDECGMRFIQKYHMERHKRTHSGEKPYQCEYCLQYFSRTDRVLKHKRMCHENHDKKLNRCAIKGGLLTSEEDSGFSTSPKDNSLPKKKRQKTEKKSSGMDKESALDKSDLKKDKNDYLPLYSSSTKVKDEYMVAEYAVEMPHSSVGGSHLEDASGEIHPPKLVLKKINSKRSLKQPLEQNQTISPLSTYEESKVSKYAFELVDKQALLDSEGNADIDQVDNLQEGPSKPVHSSTNYDDAMQFLKKKRYLQAASNNSREYALNVGTIASQPSVTQAAVASVIDESTTASILESQALNVEIKSNHDKNVIPDEVLQTLLDHYSHKANGQHEISFSVADTEVTSSISINSSEVPEVTPSENVGSSSQASSSDKANMLQEYSKFLQQALDRTSQNDAYLNSPSLNFVTDNQTLPNQPAFSSIDKQVYATMPINSFRSGMNSPLRTTPDKSHFGLIVGDSQHSFPFSGDETNHASATSTQDFLDQVTSQKKAEAQPVHQAYQMSSFEQPFRAPYHGSRAGIATQFSTANGQVNLRGPGTSAEFSEFPLVNVNDNRAGMTSSPDATTGQTFG
- the ZNF148 gene encoding zinc finger protein 148 isoform X1; this encodes MNIDDKLEGLFLKCGGIDEMQSSRTMVVMGGVSGQSTVSGELQDSVLQDRSMPHQEILAADEVLQESEMRQQDMISHDELMVHEETVKNDEEQMETHERLPQGLQYALNVPISVKQEITFTDVSEQLMRDKKQIREPVDLQKKKKRKQRSPAKILTINEDGSLGLKTPKSHVCEHCNAAFRTNYHLQRHVFIHTGEKPFQCSQCDMRFIQKYLLQRHEKIHTGEKPFRCDECGMRFIQKYHMERHKRTHSGEKPYQCEYCLQYFSRTDRVLKHKRMCHENHDKKLNRCAIKGGLLTSEEDSGFSTSPKDNSLPKKKRQKTEKKSSGMDKESALDKSDLKKDKNDYLPLYSSSTKVKDEYMVAEYAVEMPHSSVGGSHLEDASGEIHPPKLVLKKINSKRSLKQPLEQNQTISPLSTYEESKVSKYAFELVDKQALLDSEGNADIDQVDNLQEGPSKPVHSSTNYDDAMQFLKKKRYLQAASNNSREYALNVGTIASQPSVTQAAVASVIDESTTASILESQALNVEIKSNHDKNVIPDEVLQTLLDHYSHKANGQHEISFSVADTEVTSSISINSSEVPEVTPSENVGSSSQASSSDKANMLQEYSKFLQQALDRTSQNDAYLNSPSLNFVTDNQTLPNQPAFSSIDKQVYATMPINSFRSGMNSPLRTTPDKSHFGLIVGDSQHSFPFSGDETNHASATSTQDFLDQVTSQKKAEAQPVHQAYQMSSFEQPFRAPYHGSRAGIATQFSTANGQVNLRGPGTSAEFSEFPLVNVNDNRAGMTSSPDATTGQTFG
- the ZNF148 gene encoding zinc finger protein 148 isoform X3, which encodes MRDKKQIREPVDLQKKKKRKQRSPAKILTINEDGSLGLKTPKSHVCEHCNAAFRTNYHLQRHVFIHTGEKPFQCSQCDMRFIQKYLLQRHEKIHTGEKPFRCDECGMRFIQKYHMERHKRTHSGEKPYQCEYCLQYFSRTDRVLKHKRMCHENHDKKLNRCAIKGGLLTSEEDSGFSTSPKDNSLPKKKRQKTEKKSSGMDKESALDKSDLKKDKNDYLPLYSSSTKVKDEYMVAEYAVEMPHSSVGGSHLEDASGEIHPPKLVLKKINSKRSLKQPLEQNQTISPLSTYEESKVSKYAFELVDKQALLDSEGNADIDQVDNLQEGPSKPVHSSTNYDDAMQFLKKKRYLQAASNNSREYALNVGTIASQPSVTQAAVASVIDESTTASILESQALNVEIKSNHDKNVIPDEVLQTLLDHYSHKANGQHEISFSVADTEVTSSISINSSEVPEVTPSENVGSSSQASSSDKANMLQEYSKFLQQALDRTSQNDAYLNSPSLNFVTDNQTLPNQPAFSSIDKQVYATMPINSFRSGMNSPLRTTPDKSHFGLIVGDSQHSFPFSGDETNHASATSTQDFLDQVTSQKKAEAQPVHQAYQMSSFEQPFRAPYHGSRAGIATQFSTANGQVNLRGPGTSAEFSEFPLVNVNDNRAGMTSSPDATTGQTFG